One segment of Aquimarina sp. BL5 DNA contains the following:
- a CDS encoding GNAT family N-acetyltransferase encodes MKTIRIKQAEKNEINWINVKYSEVGFVKSNYENEYIIIAKVENENAGLGRLVQIDNNNIELGGIYVFPNFRGFGVAEKIVQHLCEENSFGIATIWCLPFENLSNFYLKFGFQNSKHVKIPEKIAQKLKWCNSESKYDEKVMLLCKTSKM; translated from the coding sequence ATGAAAACAATAAGAATAAAACAAGCCGAGAAAAATGAAATAAATTGGATAAATGTAAAATATTCTGAAGTAGGTTTTGTAAAATCCAATTATGAAAACGAGTATATCATTATTGCTAAAGTAGAAAATGAAAATGCTGGACTCGGTAGATTAGTCCAAATTGACAACAATAACATAGAGCTTGGAGGAATTTACGTATTTCCAAATTTTAGAGGTTTTGGAGTTGCAGAAAAGATAGTTCAGCATTTATGTGAGGAAAACTCATTCGGTATAGCAACCATCTGGTGTTTACCCTTTGAAAACTTATCGAATTTCTATTTAAAATTCGGGTTTCAAAATTCTAAGCATGTAAAAATTCCTGAAAAAATAGCTCAAAAACTAAAGTGGTGTAATTCTGAAAGTAAGTATGATGAAAAAGTAATGCTTCTTTGTAAAACCAGTAAAATGTAA
- a CDS encoding carboxypeptidase-like regulatory domain-containing protein produces the protein MRKCFVLFFSLLVFNGWTQQNDPLLTLSFENSDLIFVLNQIEEKTDYNFYFIDAWLTDYKGMSGNYDNVPMSKVLKELFENTVVNFYIMDNNKVILAKNSIIYDTLPDRFFGEYEKDSVEIETKTTKIISPVFTSTKSAPKKSTMETITIGRALRGNSREKFKFYGYLTNIQTGKPLPNAIIVVNGNDVGADTDAKGYFETELTVGSNIVEISAIGMERFKKRVIIYNDGKYDVELNEKIEFLDAVILNAEVNDNVNEVVTKTKIDVKESKNIPLALGERDVLKVATTLPGITTAGEGASGYNVRGGKSDQNLILLDDAVIYNPQHFFGIFSALNPFALGDVSIYKNNIPAQFGGRLSSVFDLTTKDASVTEFKGEASIGPVTGNVLIETPIVKDKAGIMVGGRGAYANWVLRSLDEESLNDSEASFYDVVAKYNHQITERSKVEATAYLSRDDFSITSDSLYVYNNRAFSLRWNYRFNEKNTGKLALSNSQYKFNIEFDGQSNDDFDLGYRIDETELKLHFKYLYSSKLKFDYGVSSKLYGVNPGSIDPEGSESIVTPFEIERERALESAAFLATEIDLTKNLTLDAGIRYSVYNFLGEGTQNVYQEGVPRSEQTIQETLSFDKNEVIETYGGPEFRISGRYLIEEDFSVKASYNKTFQFIHTLSNNTTVSPIDTWKLSDLNIEPQSSQQYALGAYKNFDGGAYELSLEGFYKESKNIVDFKTGAEILLNENIETEVLQGNGKSYGVEVLLKKQKGRLYGWLGYTYSRSLIQLDSEFREERVNGGEFFPSNFDKPHDFSLVANYKFTRRFSLATNFVYQTGRPVTFPVGSFTFNGSDFTVFSDRNKFRIPDFYRLDIGFNIEGNHKKNKVGHSFWTISIYNVLGRNNPFSVFFVTEDGEVKALQSSIFSVPVPSITYNFKF, from the coding sequence ATGAGAAAATGTTTTGTTTTATTTTTTTCGTTGCTAGTTTTCAATGGCTGGACTCAACAAAATGATCCCTTACTAACCCTTTCTTTCGAAAATTCTGATTTAATTTTTGTTTTAAATCAGATAGAAGAGAAGACTGATTATAATTTCTATTTTATTGATGCATGGTTAACTGATTACAAGGGTATGTCCGGGAATTATGACAATGTACCTATGAGTAAAGTTTTAAAGGAACTTTTCGAGAATACCGTTGTTAACTTTTATATAATGGATAATAACAAGGTGATTCTTGCTAAAAATAGCATCATATATGACACCTTACCAGATCGATTTTTCGGAGAATATGAGAAAGATTCTGTTGAAATAGAAACGAAAACAACCAAAATAATCTCTCCTGTTTTTACATCAACCAAGAGTGCACCTAAAAAGAGTACGATGGAAACGATTACCATCGGTAGAGCACTAAGAGGTAATTCAAGGGAGAAATTTAAATTTTATGGGTATCTCACAAATATCCAAACCGGCAAGCCTTTACCTAATGCTATTATTGTGGTGAATGGTAATGATGTTGGAGCCGATACGGATGCTAAAGGATATTTTGAAACAGAACTAACTGTAGGATCAAATATCGTAGAAATTAGCGCTATAGGAATGGAGCGTTTTAAAAAGCGAGTGATCATATATAATGATGGTAAATATGATGTAGAACTTAATGAGAAAATAGAGTTTTTGGATGCGGTTATTTTAAATGCAGAGGTTAATGATAATGTAAATGAGGTAGTTACAAAAACTAAAATAGACGTAAAAGAGTCTAAAAATATTCCTTTGGCACTTGGAGAGCGAGATGTACTTAAGGTGGCAACAACTTTACCGGGTATTACCACTGCGGGAGAAGGAGCATCTGGATACAATGTTAGAGGAGGGAAATCTGATCAGAACTTAATACTTCTGGATGATGCCGTTATATATAATCCTCAACACTTTTTCGGAATTTTTTCTGCGCTAAATCCATTTGCTTTGGGAGATGTTAGTATATATAAAAATAATATTCCAGCGCAATTTGGAGGTAGGTTATCATCTGTTTTTGACTTAACAACCAAAGATGCTAGTGTTACCGAGTTTAAGGGAGAAGCTTCTATTGGACCAGTTACAGGAAACGTGCTTATAGAAACACCAATCGTCAAAGATAAAGCAGGAATAATGGTAGGAGGAAGAGGGGCTTATGCCAATTGGGTTTTACGTTCTCTAGATGAAGAATCTCTTAATGATAGTGAGGCCTCATTTTATGATGTTGTAGCAAAGTATAATCATCAGATTACAGAAAGGTCAAAAGTAGAAGCAACAGCCTATTTAAGTAGAGATGATTTCAGTATTACTTCGGATTCATTATATGTATATAATAACAGAGCATTTTCTTTAAGATGGAACTATCGTTTTAATGAAAAAAACACAGGAAAATTAGCCTTATCGAATAGCCAGTATAAATTCAATATAGAGTTTGATGGCCAATCAAATGATGATTTTGATTTAGGTTACCGTATAGATGAGACCGAGTTAAAACTTCATTTTAAATACTTATATAGTAGCAAACTTAAATTTGATTATGGTGTTTCTAGTAAATTATATGGTGTAAACCCAGGGAGTATTGATCCCGAAGGAAGTGAATCAATTGTGACTCCATTTGAGATCGAAAGAGAACGAGCGCTAGAATCGGCAGCTTTTTTAGCTACGGAAATAGATCTTACTAAAAATCTAACCTTAGATGCAGGAATCAGATATTCTGTCTATAATTTTTTAGGAGAAGGAACACAAAATGTATATCAGGAAGGAGTGCCAAGAAGTGAACAAACAATACAAGAAACCTTATCATTTGATAAAAATGAGGTGATAGAAACATATGGTGGTCCGGAGTTTAGAATATCAGGGAGGTATTTAATAGAAGAAGATTTTTCTGTAAAGGCATCTTACAATAAGACTTTTCAATTTATTCATACATTATCTAATAACACTACAGTTTCGCCAATCGATACGTGGAAGCTTTCTGATCTTAATATAGAACCACAGAGCTCGCAACAATATGCTTTAGGAGCATATAAAAATTTTGATGGTGGAGCATATGAATTGAGCTTAGAAGGTTTTTACAAAGAATCTAAAAATATAGTTGACTTTAAAACGGGAGCGGAAATATTACTTAATGAGAATATAGAAACCGAAGTATTACAAGGAAATGGAAAATCATACGGAGTGGAAGTTTTGCTTAAGAAGCAAAAGGGAAGACTTTATGGTTGGTTAGGGTACACATATTCTCGTTCTTTAATTCAATTAGATAGCGAGTTTAGGGAAGAGCGAGTAAATGGAGGGGAGTTTTTTCCTTCTAATTTTGATAAGCCGCATGATTTTAGTTTAGTAGCAAATTACAAGTTTACAAGACGCTTTAGTTTGGCAACTAATTTTGTGTATCAAACAGGTCGTCCCGTTACCTTTCCTGTAGGTAGTTTTACTTTTAATGGATCGGATTTTACCGTTTTTAGTGATCGAAATAAATTTAGAATTCCAGATTTTTATCGATTAGACATTGGGTTTAATATTGAAGGGAATCATAAGAAAAATAAAGTAGGACATAGTTTTTGGACCATTTCAATTTATAATGTATTGGGTAGAAACAATCCGTTCTCCGTGTTTTTTGTTACAGAAGACGGAGAAGTTAAAGCGTTGCAGAGTTCTATTTTTTCTGTACCTGTACCCTCTATTACTTATAATTTTAAGTTTTAA
- a CDS encoding SH3 domain-containing protein translates to MISRITIILILSLFFSCKEKNQQAVKKTKNTISEHAKQKTISQDTTYYYVVENGTILYSDININYSSEKIDTLDFLEPVEILKKHKDLKHTVSYGGYYNRKDLKGYICKIRTLNGKVGFIFNQHLKTYDELSKLLKMNGFDKKSIIKNGKLSKAEAMLRLSNSFDDKPSKNYFYTIANKLSLRKKPSLDAQRITVLKYLEPVEVIENLPNKKETIEDEEDGPVHGNWCKVRLLNGTEGYAFNGYIIPFNKLSEKLNPKGIEGNELLINGKLKTISPLNDFLEVMGRPDSIRSYNVVENDFSDKTKREYENEILHIVQDIPYNYLEYGEGGWIYDDINMKYYYKNGIEYEELNGETAFSNIDFTINNNYLEYNGFRIDSSTTLKTITKLFPIQFISRRQRYNHNDGMLFQFGAIREKNNGSEIYWQLYCSKKTESFNVYWYD, encoded by the coding sequence ATGATTTCTAGAATTACGATAATATTAATTCTCAGTCTATTTTTTTCTTGCAAAGAAAAAAATCAGCAAGCTGTAAAAAAAACAAAAAATACAATATCAGAGCATGCAAAACAAAAAACAATCTCTCAGGATACTACCTATTATTATGTCGTAGAAAATGGCACTATTTTATATAGCGACATCAATATTAACTACAGTTCTGAAAAAATAGATACACTTGATTTTTTAGAACCTGTCGAGATTCTTAAAAAGCACAAAGATTTAAAACACACCGTTAGTTACGGTGGGTATTATAATCGCAAAGATTTAAAAGGATATATCTGTAAAATAAGAACCTTAAACGGAAAAGTCGGATTCATTTTTAATCAACATTTAAAAACTTATGATGAATTATCTAAGCTTTTAAAAATGAATGGATTTGATAAAAAAAGTATTATTAAAAACGGAAAACTATCAAAAGCGGAAGCGATGTTACGATTGTCTAACAGTTTTGACGATAAACCTTCTAAAAATTACTTTTATACGATTGCAAACAAATTATCTTTACGTAAGAAACCCTCCTTAGATGCACAACGAATTACAGTTTTGAAATATTTAGAACCGGTGGAAGTTATTGAAAATCTACCTAATAAAAAGGAAACTATTGAGGATGAAGAAGACGGACCTGTTCACGGAAACTGGTGTAAAGTAAGATTATTAAATGGAACGGAAGGTTATGCTTTTAATGGGTACATCATCCCATTTAACAAATTATCTGAAAAGCTAAATCCAAAAGGAATTGAAGGCAATGAACTTCTAATCAACGGAAAGTTAAAAACAATATCGCCACTAAATGATTTTTTAGAAGTTATGGGAAGACCAGATAGTATTCGGTCATATAATGTAGTTGAAAATGATTTTTCTGACAAAACCAAAAGGGAATATGAAAATGAAATTTTGCATATTGTTCAAGACATTCCCTATAATTATTTAGAATACGGTGAAGGAGGTTGGATCTATGATGATATCAACATGAAATATTACTACAAAAACGGAATTGAATACGAAGAACTAAATGGCGAAACTGCTTTTTCTAATATTGATTTCACGATAAATAATAATTACTTAGAATATAACGGATTTAGGATTGATAGTTCAACTACATTAAAAACAATTACAAAATTATTCCCAATACAGTTTATAAGCAGAAGACAGCGATATAATCATAATGACGGAATGCTATTTCAATTTGGAGCTATTAGAGAAAAAAATAATGGAAGTGAAATTTATTGGCAATTATATTGTTCCAAAAAAACAGAATCATTTAACGTATACTGGTATGATTAA
- a CDS encoding DUF4249 domain-containing protein: MTYLVRYSKGMMSSRILILLWISTLMSGCIDPFEIETENFENILVVNTTITNEMKNQEVLLTRTFRFEDDGPLAEEGATVKVVEDASIEYLFEERSPGIYRSVQEFAASSGREYQLSIQTIDGKSYISDKVTLPQETLIDRIYPQRITNNDGVEGLGIFVDTFDPTGNSLYYRYEFDETYRVVSPKWYPFDLVVTRDGPGLLFFEFDLVERSEDQRICYANNKSNNIKLTNTAILEEDRITGLEVNFIPAEDIRVENRYSILVRQYVQSREANGFYEILSSFSESESLFSQIQPGFIEGNIVSENNADEKVLGYFDVSSVSEQRIFVDRDDFLADLPSFELQCELFRPEAGSATLLEYHMLIRDFIDSNTVRYYSDVPLPPDGSIPFTFVRRVCGDCTTSGVSEAPDFWID, from the coding sequence ATGACATATTTAGTAAGATATAGCAAAGGTATGATGAGTAGTAGAATTTTAATTCTGCTATGGATTTCTACCTTAATGTCTGGTTGTATCGATCCTTTTGAAATAGAAACTGAAAATTTCGAAAACATACTGGTTGTTAATACTACGATTACAAATGAAATGAAAAACCAAGAAGTTCTATTAACAAGAACTTTTAGATTCGAAGATGATGGTCCTCTTGCAGAAGAAGGAGCTACGGTAAAAGTAGTAGAAGACGCTAGTATAGAGTATCTTTTTGAAGAACGCTCCCCGGGAATATATCGTTCTGTTCAAGAATTTGCGGCAAGCTCAGGTAGAGAATATCAATTGTCAATACAGACTATAGACGGAAAGTCCTATATTTCGGATAAAGTAACTTTACCACAAGAAACATTAATTGATAGAATCTATCCCCAAAGAATCACAAATAATGATGGAGTAGAGGGATTAGGAATATTTGTCGATACATTTGATCCAACAGGAAATTCTCTGTATTACAGATACGAATTTGATGAAACATATAGAGTAGTTTCACCTAAATGGTATCCTTTTGATCTTGTTGTTACTCGAGATGGACCGGGATTGTTATTTTTCGAATTTGATTTGGTAGAAAGATCAGAAGATCAAAGGATATGTTACGCAAATAATAAGTCTAATAATATTAAACTAACAAATACTGCTATTTTAGAAGAAGATCGGATAACAGGACTAGAGGTTAACTTTATACCTGCAGAAGATATACGCGTAGAAAATAGGTATAGTATATTAGTCAGACAGTATGTGCAGTCTAGAGAAGCAAATGGGTTTTATGAAATACTAAGCAGTTTTTCGGAATCAGAGAGTTTGTTTTCTCAAATACAACCTGGATTTATTGAAGGTAATATAGTTTCCGAAAATAATGCTGATGAAAAAGTATTAGGTTATTTCGATGTTTCCTCTGTTTCAGAACAACGTATTTTTGTCGATCGTGATGATTTTTTAGCAGATTTACCATCGTTCGAATTACAGTGTGAGCTATTTAGGCCTGAGGCAGGATCTGCTACCTTACTTGAGTACCATATGCTTATTAGAGATTTTATAGATAGTAATACAGTTAGATATTATTCTGATGTACCACTTCCACCTGATGGATCTATTCCCTTTACTTTTGTTCGTAGAGTTTGTGGAGATTGTACAACATCAGGAGTTAGTGAGGCCCCAGATTTTTGGATAGATTAA
- a CDS encoding DUF4249 domain-containing protein gives MVEVFKWIKWGRILVVIFVCITLNSCIDPFEIETENFENILVINATITNEVKNQEILLSRTFRFEDDGPLSEEGAIVKVIEDASVEYTFEESSPGIYRSVQEFAASSGKEYELSIQTSEGRSYVSDKVTLPQETSIERIYPQKITNNNGVEGLGIFVDTFDPTGNSQYYRYEFEETYRIITPLWYPFDLIVTSEGENSFEFGLVNRPENQKVCYASNVSNNIKIANTTIFEEDRITGLEVNFIPAEDIRVDNRYSILVRQYVQSREANGFYEILSSFSESESLFSQIQPGFITGNIISENNQDEKVLGYFDVSSVSEQRIFVNRDDFLIDLPRFALECDLIELVKDPFDELITFHQRIGAFIDSNEVRYFPDAPPEPGEPIEFPGILSYFVPRACGDCTALGVSTAPGFWVD, from the coding sequence ATGGTAGAAGTATTTAAGTGGATAAAGTGGGGTCGAATATTAGTAGTAATATTCGTATGTATTACTTTGAATAGCTGTATAGATCCTTTTGAAATAGAAACTGAAAATTTTGAGAATATTTTGGTAATAAATGCCACTATTACTAATGAGGTTAAAAACCAAGAAATTTTACTATCCAGAACATTTAGATTCGAAGATGATGGCCCTCTTTCAGAAGAGGGTGCTATAGTAAAAGTAATAGAAGATGCCAGTGTAGAATATACTTTTGAAGAAAGTTCTCCTGGAATATATCGTTCTGTACAGGAATTTGCGGCAAGCTCAGGTAAAGAATATGAGTTGTCCATCCAGACTTCTGAAGGAAGATCATATGTTTCAGATAAGGTAACTTTGCCACAAGAGACATCAATTGAAAGAATCTACCCTCAAAAAATCACTAATAATAATGGAGTAGAAGGCTTAGGGATATTTGTAGACACATTTGATCCAACAGGAAATTCACAGTATTATCGCTATGAGTTTGAGGAAACGTATAGAATAATTACTCCATTATGGTACCCTTTTGATCTTATAGTAACCTCAGAAGGGGAAAATAGTTTTGAATTTGGTTTAGTTAATAGACCCGAAAATCAAAAAGTATGTTATGCAAGCAATGTGTCAAATAATATAAAAATCGCAAATACTACAATTTTTGAAGAAGATCGTATAACAGGACTGGAAGTTAATTTTATACCTGCAGAAGATATACGAGTGGATAATAGATATAGTATATTAGTTAGGCAATATGTACAGTCTAGAGAGGCTAATGGGTTTTATGAAATACTTAGTAGTTTTTCGGAATCAGAGAGTTTGTTTTCTCAAATACAACCTGGATTTATTACAGGGAATATTATTTCGGAGAATAACCAAGACGAAAAAGTATTAGGTTATTTTGATGTTTCTTCTGTTTCAGAACAACGTATTTTTGTAAATCGCGATGATTTTCTGATAGATTTACCAAGGTTTGCCTTAGAATGTGATTTAATAGAGCTAGTGAAAGATCCTTTTGATGAACTTATAACGTTTCATCAGCGTATTGGTGCTTTTATAGATAGTAATGAAGTTAGGTATTTTCCCGATGCACCACCTGAACCCGGTGAGCCTATAGAATTTCCAGGCATTTTAAGTTATTTTGTACCTAGAGCTTGTGGAGATTGCACCGCTTTAGGTGTTAGTACGGCTCCAGGTTTTTGGGTAGATTAA
- a CDS encoding nuclear transport factor 2 family protein — protein MQNRIILLTLLNVFILSAQSDTEIYLFDLSINENVLELKNQRNISNNEGYDNQPSFYNDNIILFAATRNGQTDIAEYNIRDNKVNWVSETLQGSEYSPIKVPNQKAISAIRLDTTGKQLLYQYDYKTGKSEELIKDLVIGYHTWFSKDILVSSILEEGGLSLVVSNLKDNTNKTIQKKIGRSLHKVPNSQLISYISKENEKWEIRSLNPITGETKKIINTIPKAEDMCWLINGTILMSKDNIIYKFNPKTDTNWSIFHTFLNKEISNISRIVTNEIGTMLALVSDISPEHVVQKQLDAYNTRNIEAFLATYADQVKVYNYPNELTYKGKEKMKSIYAPFFDRTPDLHCEIKNRIVYGNKVIDEELVLINGREIKAVAIYEVENGKISKVTFVR, from the coding sequence ATGCAAAACCGTATCATACTGCTCACTCTGCTAAATGTTTTTATACTATCAGCACAATCAGATACTGAAATTTATTTATTTGATTTATCTATCAATGAAAATGTTTTAGAATTAAAAAATCAAAGAAACATTTCTAATAATGAAGGTTATGACAATCAACCTTCATTTTACAATGATAATATTATATTATTTGCTGCTACCAGAAATGGACAGACTGATATTGCTGAATATAATATAAGAGACAACAAGGTCAATTGGGTTTCTGAAACATTACAAGGCAGTGAATATTCACCTATTAAAGTTCCAAATCAAAAAGCAATATCGGCTATTAGATTAGATACTACTGGGAAACAATTACTGTATCAATATGACTACAAAACAGGAAAATCAGAAGAGTTAATTAAAGATCTTGTGATTGGATATCATACTTGGTTTAGTAAAGATATACTGGTTTCTTCGATCCTGGAAGAAGGTGGATTGTCATTGGTAGTTTCTAACCTTAAAGACAACACCAACAAAACGATCCAAAAGAAAATAGGAAGATCACTACATAAAGTTCCTAATTCGCAACTTATCAGTTATATCAGTAAGGAAAACGAAAAATGGGAAATAAGATCGCTAAACCCGATAACTGGGGAAACAAAAAAGATAATTAATACCATTCCTAAGGCAGAAGATATGTGCTGGTTAATTAATGGAACTATTCTAATGTCTAAAGATAATATCATCTATAAATTTAATCCTAAGACGGATACCAATTGGAGCATCTTCCATACCTTCCTTAATAAGGAGATCTCCAATATTAGCAGAATTGTTACGAATGAAATAGGAACTATGCTTGCGTTGGTTTCTGATATTTCTCCAGAACATGTGGTACAAAAACAATTAGATGCATATAATACCAGAAATATTGAGGCATTTTTAGCTACCTATGCTGACCAAGTAAAAGTATATAATTACCCAAATGAATTGACATATAAAGGTAAAGAAAAAATGAAAAGTATATATGCTCCATTTTTTGACAGAACACCGGATTTACATTGCGAAATCAAAAACAGAATCGTTTATGGGAATAAGGTCATCGATGAAGAGTTAGTACTAATAAATGGAAGAGAAATTAAAGCTGTAGCTATTTATGAAGTAGAAAACGGAAAAATCTCTAAAGTAACCTTCGTACGGTAG
- a CDS encoding ATP-grasp domain-containing protein, which produces MKIESEVRAFILSNKILDMAIYEGNSDLSSAREFLTCFLQNHTIDLPKSYVIDLGFNKTNGWYIIEFNSSWGAGLNFCDPNKVIAGIREATIN; this is translated from the coding sequence ATCAAGATAGAAAGTGAAGTTCGAGCGTTTATATTAAGCAACAAAATCCTTGATATGGCAATTTATGAAGGAAACTCTGATTTAAGTTCTGCTAGGGAATTCCTGACTTGTTTTTTACAAAATCATACTATAGATTTACCTAAGTCCTACGTTATTGATTTAGGATTTAATAAAACAAATGGATGGTATATTATCGAATTTAATTCAAGTTGGGGTGCTGGATTAAATTTTTGTGATCCAAATAAAGTAATTGCTGGAATAAGGGAAGCAACAATAAACTGA
- a CDS encoding type VI secretion system Vgr family protein yields MALQSKLDIYIGGTPITSFKTFSLKQKITEHHDFELVCRTDVLEQLSGEMVSQTKNFLGESFIVQIKALGFVGGYKELAFKGIVTSVNSTKGFQNATGDSVVISGKSSSIIADDGPHYASHNDVSLSDILQKTFQGYDTSMLALAFDPTKTDALHYSVQQNESSYEYATRLAAQYSEWFYYNGNSLVFGTTEYDTVPLSYGIDLQEFSLKLAPKPNKYKYFTNDYLTDERHEKSTTEVDTGVNGFNQFTNDKSEAIFAKETAVYINSYDDAKLKQRLDTHVVQQKKATVVNQVIVKGKSDNPGVNLGDVVTIQDDMTGYGSFRIIKVTHSASENGKYQNEFEGITAELDVYPNTDMMAFPKSETQIATVMENVDPDGLSRIRVQFPWQKPYGELTPWLRVVSPHAGGEKGFHFIPEKGEEVLIGFEGGNAERPYVMGSLYTGAAQPGAFQSDANDIKAIQSRSGTKLVLDDKEGSTTITDQGTAGIKLDGNGLLISQANEKFEVNVGDESSTLVMDKDGKIDIVAKEIFQVVVGESSLILKKDGTIELKGKNITVIGDTIGLSGNDNISVISKNSQVYLDGNAKIIGSNVDIN; encoded by the coding sequence ATGGCGCTGCAATCAAAATTAGATATTTACATAGGAGGAACACCTATAACCTCGTTCAAAACTTTTTCTCTTAAACAAAAAATAACGGAACATCACGATTTTGAGTTAGTTTGTAGAACAGATGTTTTAGAACAGCTATCAGGAGAAATGGTATCTCAGACTAAGAACTTTTTAGGAGAGTCTTTTATAGTACAAATAAAAGCTTTAGGATTCGTAGGAGGTTATAAAGAATTAGCGTTCAAAGGAATTGTTACATCTGTAAACAGTACTAAAGGATTCCAAAACGCCACAGGTGACAGCGTTGTAATTTCTGGTAAGAGTAGTTCTATAATAGCAGATGATGGTCCTCATTATGCATCTCATAATGATGTATCTTTATCTGATATCCTACAGAAAACATTTCAGGGATATGATACTTCTATGTTAGCATTAGCTTTTGACCCTACAAAAACAGATGCTTTACATTATAGTGTGCAGCAAAACGAAAGCTCATATGAATATGCAACTAGACTTGCCGCACAATACAGCGAATGGTTTTATTACAATGGCAATTCATTGGTTTTTGGAACAACTGAATATGACACCGTTCCTCTTTCTTATGGTATTGATCTACAGGAGTTTTCTCTAAAACTAGCTCCAAAACCTAATAAATACAAATACTTCACCAATGATTATTTAACTGATGAGCGACATGAAAAATCAACTACAGAAGTTGATACTGGAGTCAATGGATTTAATCAGTTTACAAATGATAAAAGTGAAGCTATATTCGCAAAAGAAACCGCTGTTTATATTAACTCATACGATGACGCTAAGTTAAAACAACGACTCGATACTCACGTCGTTCAACAAAAAAAGGCTACGGTAGTAAACCAAGTGATTGTAAAAGGAAAAAGTGATAATCCTGGGGTTAATTTAGGAGATGTAGTTACGATACAAGATGATATGACAGGGTATGGCTCTTTTAGAATCATCAAAGTAACCCACTCCGCATCAGAAAATGGGAAGTATCAGAATGAATTCGAAGGAATTACTGCAGAATTAGATGTATATCCTAATACAGATATGATGGCATTTCCTAAAAGTGAAACTCAGATTGCGACGGTGATGGAAAATGTTGATCCAGATGGATTGAGTAGAATTCGTGTTCAGTTTCCTTGGCAAAAACCTTATGGAGAACTAACTCCCTGGTTACGGGTTGTTTCGCCACACGCAGGAGGTGAAAAAGGATTTCACTTTATTCCAGAAAAAGGAGAAGAAGTCCTTATAGGCTTCGAAGGAGGAAATGCAGAACGACCTTATGTAATGGGAAGTTTATACACAGGCGCAGCACAGCCAGGAGCGTTCCAGAGTGATGCTAATGATATTAAAGCAATTCAATCCAGAAGTGGAACTAAATTGGTATTGGATGATAAAGAAGGCTCTACAACCATAACCGATCAAGGAACGGCTGGTATAAAACTAGATGGAAATGGACTTTTAATATCACAAGCTAATGAAAAATTTGAAGTTAATGTTGGTGATGAGTCTAGTACGCTGGTCATGGATAAAGACGGAAAAATTGACATTGTAGCAAAAGAAATATTTCAAGTCGTTGTTGGTGAAAGTTCTTTGATCTTAAAAAAAGATGGAACGATAGAACTTAAAGGTAAAAATATCACTGTAATCGGAGATACCATAGGATTATCAGGTAACGATAACATAAGTGTAATTTCTAAGAATAGCCAGGTTTATCTGGATGGAAATGCAAAGATTATTGGTTCTAATGTTGATATTAATTAA